In Balaenoptera acutorostrata chromosome 19, mBalAcu1.1, whole genome shotgun sequence, the following proteins share a genomic window:
- the ZNF135 gene encoding zinc finger protein 135, whose translation MGPRPGTACRGAGCSCKRPEEEGMTAGLLTARDPGGGSATWPEQVTFEDVVVEFTWEEWGQLEPAQRTLYRDVMLETFGLLASVGHWLPKPDVISLLEHEVELWVVDKGAPRGVCTDFETRQTKLSTVKQDITEEIPNNALVESFLWESLWNSKGENAEGHWEQGRKRPDSHVVQTAFMPVKTPTQEQQQGNGFGENLSLRPDLPTQPMTPKRQGPPMWGTHGKRENPDSDTQQKTCAKEKPYRCQECGKAFSHSSALIEHHRTHTGERPYKCHECGKGFRNSSALTKHQRIHTGEKPYKCTQCGRTFNQIAPLIQHQRTHTGEKPYECSECGKSFSFRSSFSQHERTHTGEKPYTCSQCGKAFRQSIHLTQHLRIHTGEKPYQCGECGKAFSHSSSLTKHQRIHTGEKPYECQACGKAFTQITPLIQHQRTHTGERPYECSECGKAFSQSTLLTEHRRIHTGEKPYGCNECGKTFSHSSSLSQHERTHTGEKPYSCSQCGKAFRQSTHLTQHQRIHTGEKPYECSECGKAFSHSSSLTKHQRIHTGEKPYECNECGRAFSQLAPLIQHQRIHTGEKPYECNECGRAFSQSSLLIEHQRIHTKEKPYGCNECGKSFSHSSSLSQHERTHTGEKPYECQDCGKSFRQSTHLTQHRRIHTGEKPYECRDCGKAFTHSSSLTKHQRTHAG comes from the exons ATGGGGCCCCGGCCCGG AACTGCCTGCCGAGGAGCTGGCTGTTCCTGCAAGAGGCCCGAGGAGGAGGGAATGACCGCCGGGCTCCTCACTGCCAGGGACCCG GGAGGTGGTTCAGCCACATGGCCG GAGCAAGTGACTTTTGAGGACGTGGTCGTGGAGTTCACCTGGGAGGAGTGGGGGCAGCTGGAGCCGGCCCAGAGGACCCTGTACCGAGATGTGATGCTGGAGACCTTTGGGCTCCTTGCCTCTGTGG GACACTGGCTCCCAAAGCCGGACGTCATCTCCCTGCTGGAGCACGAGGTGGAGCTGTGGGTGGTGGACAAGGGAGCCCCCCGAGGTGTGTGCACAG acTTTGAAACTAGACAAACCAAACTATCAACTGTGAAGCAAGACATAACTGAAGAAATACCCAATAATGCCCTGGTAGAAAGTTTCTTGTGGGAAAGTCTGTGGAACTCCAAGGGTGAAAATGCTGAGGGCCACTGGGAACAGGGTCGCAAGAGGCCAGACAGCCATGTGGTGCAGACTGCCTTCATGCCTGTGAAGACACCCACTCAGGAGCAGCAGCAGGGGAATGGGTTTGGGGAAAACTTGAGTCTGAGGCCTGATCTCCCAACTCAACCAATGACTCCTAAAAGGCAAGGCCCCCCCATGTGGGGAACACATGGAAAGAGGGAGAATCCGGACTCAGATACTCAACAGAAAACCTGTGCAAAAGAGAAGCCCTACAGATGTCAggaatgtggaaaggcctttAGTCACAGCTCAGCACTCATCGAACACCACCGAACACACACGGGAGAGAGACCTTACAAATGTCACGAATGTGGAAAAGGCTTCCGAAACAGCTCAGCACTTACCAAACACCAGAGAATCCACACTGGTGAGAAGCCTTATAAGTGCACTCAGTGCGGGAGGACCTTCAACCAAATTGCCCCACTGATCCAGCACCAGAGAACTCATACAGGTGAGAAGCCCTacgagtgcagtgaatgtggaaaaTCCTTCAGTTTTAGGTCCTCCTTCAGCCAACATGAGCGGACGCACACAGGTGAGAAGCCCTACACGTGCAGTCAGTGCGGGAAGGCCTTCCGGCAGAGCATCCACCTCACCCAGCACCTGCGAATCCACACTGGGGAGAAGCCCTACCAGTGTGGAGAATGCGGCAAGGCCTTCAGCCACAGCTCGTCCCTGACCAAACACCAGCGGATCCACACGGGGGAGAAGCCCTACGAGTGCCAGGCATGTGGAAAAGCCTTCACCCAGATCACACCACTGATTCAGCATCAGAGGACACACACAGGCGAGCGGCCCTACGAGTGCAGCGAGTGCGGGAAGGCCTTCAGCCAGAGCACGCTCCTGACCGAGCATCGGAGGATCCACACAGGAGAGAAGCCCTACGGGTGCAACGAGTGTGGGAAAACCTTCAGTCACAGCTCGTCGCTTAGCCAGCATGAGCGGACGCACACGGGTGAGAAGCCCTACTCGTGCAGTCAGTGCGGGAAGGCCTTCCGGCAGAGCACACACCTCACTCAGCACCAGAGAATCCACACCGGGGAGAAGCCCTATGAGTGTAGCGAGTGCGGGAAGGCCTTCAGCCACAGCTCGTCCCTGACCAAACACCAGCGGATCCACACGGGGGAGAAGCCCTACGAGTGTAACGAGTGTGGCAGAGCCTTCAGCCAGCTTGCTCCACTCATTCAACACCAGAGGATCCACACGGGAGAGAAGCCCTACGAGTGTAACGAGTGTGGCAGGGCCTTCAGCCAGAGCTCCCTCCTCATAGAACACCAGAGGATTCACACCAAGGAGAAACCCTATGGGTGCAATGAATGTGGAAAATCCTTCAGCCACAGCTCATCGCTCAGCCAGCACGAGAGGACACACACTGGGGAAAAGCCCTACGAGTGCCAGGATTGCGGAAAATCCTTCAGGCAGAGCACCCACCTCACTCAGCACCGGAGGATCCACACAGGAGAGAAGCCATATGAGTGCAGGgactgtgggaaagccttcacACACAGCTCCTCCCTTACCAAGCACCAGAGAACTCATGCTGGGTAG
- the LOC103001728 gene encoding zinc finger and SCAN domain-containing protein 18, whose product MMELLVMEQFLGILLHKLQPRVVAEQPTSCKKAAFLVEDLTKALAEPGGPARASEDVEPSKTQAPPRPVSDQPALGFYNEALAATHG is encoded by the exons ATGATGGAGCTGCTGGTGATGGAGCAGTTCTTGGGCATCCTACTCCACAAGCTCCAGCCCAGGGTGGTGGCAGAGCAGCCCACGAGCTGCAAGAAGgcagccttcctggtggaggaccTCACCAAGGCCCTGGCGGAGCCAG GTGGGCCGGCGAGAGCCAGCGAAGACGTGGAACCCAGTAAGACCCAGGCACCCCCGAGACCTGTGAGTGACCAACCAGCTCTTGG GTTCTATAATGAAGCATTAGCGGCCACTCACGGCTGA
- the LOC130705741 gene encoding protein S100-A11-like yields the protein MAKISSPTWTEQCIESLIAVFQKHAGRDGNNSKLSKAEFLIFMNTELGAFTKNQKDPSVLDRMMKKLDLDSDGQLDFQEFLNLIGGLAVACHDSSIKSTSSQK from the coding sequence ATGGCAAAAATATCCAGCCCTACATGGACTGAACAGTGTATTGAGTCTCTGATTGCTGTTTTCCAAAAGCATGCTGGAAGGGACGGTAACAACAGCAAACTCTCCAAGGCCGAGTTCCTTATCTTCATGAATACAGAGCTGGGTGCCTTCACAAAGAACCAGAAGGACCCTAGTGTCCTTGACCGCATGATGAAGAAACTGGACCTCGACTCTGATGGGCAGCTAGATTTCCAAGAATTTCTTAATCTTATTGGCGGCCTGGCCGTAGCTTGCCATGACTCCTCTATTAAGTCTACCTCTTCCCAGAAGTAA